The Quercus robur chromosome 3, dhQueRobu3.1, whole genome shotgun sequence DNA segment ccattacattcaaaacaagtgacaccttgtgtgggttgggattcttttccatctttctttttgaaatccctcttctcccttccaaaattttggaattttcttttatcatcaaatttgccattatttttgaatttcaaaaactttctgaaatttttgacaaggtaggctacatctttgtcaaccacatcttctcccgatgagtcttgatcttccatcttctcattaatggtctttagagcaagggatttactcttccgttgattgggcagcgacatctcataagtctacagagaaccaaccagctcctgtactttgatgtcgtcaagatccttgctctcttcaatggctgtcactttagcacgaaaactttccggcaatgatcgaaggatcttccttacaatctttgagtcctccgttttctcccccaagttaaacttactgacaaccacctcatttagcttcccatagaaagagtcaaaagactcatcctcactcattttaagctcctcaaaccgagtggtcagcatttgtaacttggtgtctttcactttcttcgtgccttcataagtggtttccagaatctcccatgcttctttggcaatggtaatgtgagaaatcctgtgaaattcatctggagacacatcacagaaaatagcattgagtgctttactgttagcattagatgcagcaaatgctgccttatcccatgtggatttggctgcctcaggtttggtccaaccaatctcaacagcatcccacacggattcatcaatagaacacagaaaagctctcatacgagccttccaaaaagcataattactaccatcaaaatatggaggtgcatttagggattgagacctatccatctcaaaagggagtcaaggatcacacaatggtaatgaaaccaacagcagtgtacccgctctgataccaattgaaagttcaaaaacgtgtacaaaacacttttgaacgtttagacccccaaaaattaacttaaccaatacaggcaatatgtcaaacaactagtgtgcggaaacttaacatatgctataacatgaaattggttataaactatctaagccataacataataaaatcacagcagataatataaaggcaaagatagagaggaaggaagatgcaaacacaaagacaacacgcgatgtgttatcgaagaggaaaccgaagacctcggcgaaaaacctctccgccgccctccaagcggtaatcaatccactagaaaatacagttgggatacaaggacagcaatagaccctccaatcctaatctacccagtgcacctaagccctccaagcttcttgctccaacgaggttgcgccgaacctttttcttttctagcttcccggattccgctactagaccgtagcatcaaccaatgaagattggctccttcctaactgcttcccagaactccaaacgactgtctcacagagatgatgatggtgagaaccaggtttggtataatgcctctcaaggatttgacaatggagaggaagagagtaagggaatttgaagagactctaaggtatagattgtgggtgaagcaatctggtttttctttagggtttctctctcaaaattctctctggaaactctatttcaatcgtgggttaaaggggtatttatactggagtgggagaggaatgtgaaacgtcaggttttacaaaacaggggtggctcgcggcttgacctcgcggcttgaccaagtcgcgagatccagtcgcgagttaactgtatggccagttgtcctgttttgtcctgtagtgctccagctagcatgactgttcatcttccagcatgcttggcacgtgtgcagcttctggcggcttgcagccgcgagtccacccgcgagtcccagccgcgactctctgttttcttgcacactcttgagcaatcttcactctatctcactcactacccctacaacaaacccacctaaatacagggttactaaatgctgaattacaagcaaatttggcacggaataaagccaattagatggttgaataaatttaacCTTACAGATTCCATTTTCATACCTACTTTGGTTTCCCTTTTCCATATTCAATCCTCTTAACAAATTCCTAAGAtttatattaaaacttttgaggAAGGATCCATTTCATTGCCTTATCAACAAGTTCGGCATTACTCATATAAACAGTCCACCTTGAGGAGGAGTATTAGAGGCAATTAGAAGTTATTAGAAATTCAAGTATGAAAATCTTCTCCCACACTTGTAGCCTAAAGTCTAGTATGTTGGCTGTAAATTTGGGATTTGTTAACTGTCAATATTCTAAAGTCTAGTATAGAGCTTTGTAAACAAGGACAGAGCTTCAGGGAGGAGAGAAAGGGAGCTTTGTTTCTCTGCCATATAGAGATTTGCCATTCTGCCTATGGAGCTTTCTCAATTAGCTATCTTGCACCCCAGCACGAAATACATGGATATTCAGGTGCATCATTGCTTAACAAATTTGACCAGTATAAACTACACTACTCCAATTGGTTTAGGCTGCACAAGTTTTACAAACAAGGTTGTTGCTTCAGGACGAAGGGGACAAAATACCAATATGTATATTATGATCAAATCttgggaaataaaaaatttcaacaaaatttattacCACAAATctaaaggaatttttttatttggacatCAAAATGATTCTATCAATTGAAAATAATCAGCAAACAATTAAAGTATTAAGCTCAAACCCATCCCAAGATcaatttggtgttttgattCCTCCCCCACAAGTTCTagcaaattctcaaaaaaaagtacacTATACTGAATATCATAGTAAATTTTCCTGTGTGCCAGATGTAAGACCATTATTGCAATGTAGCATTATATTGATTTGAGGCCACAGGCAAAGCAACAATATTTACCAAAATTCCAAACTGAGCAAGATTGAGATAAATTAGCAACTCCTTGACCATATTAAAAGATAGATAACCACATAATGAAATGATGTCAAGCAATTTTATtggaataatataaaaattcataatgatgattacacacacaaagaatatatatacacacacatatatatataccttttaGATAACTTTAAAAAAGCTAACAGAAAAGCACCTTAAttatgagaagaagaaaaaaaagaaaaaagaataaaaacgcAGACCTCCAATTTAAACCTGATGATGAGGAGAACACAAAGGACAAGGGCACAAAAGATGAAATTGAGGTCAATCTCAAATCTTCATCACAATAAAACTCAACACTGTAGTGCACAACACCAATCTCCATGCTTGTAACTTCAACACTCTCTGGCCACTAGCAAAATGAGCTTCATCTGTGATCTGAATCATGAGTGACAACCGTACCCAACAGATTAATGTAGAGAAAGATATAAGAAACTAGATAGTAGCATGCCAGATAGAGAACCTAAAAAGACAGCAGAGGAATAATGAAGGACAATTCGAGAAAATTTGTACATTGACAATATTAGTatgtaaaaaggaaaaacttacTTCCCTTGGCAGTTCAAAATCCATGCTCGCATCCCCAAGAGCTCACCAAACATCCTTTCTCTGTCCTCAGAGGTCTATTGTAAAGCAAGGAATGTTTTCTAGTGGCTGGGATTTAGAGCTTATTCAGGGTAGCAGGCATCATTATTAGTGATTAGaataataatacttttaatCACAATGGACATCAATGATAATGATTTAAAGTGAATATATGGTAGTCTGACCTTTATTTCAAAGGGCTCTAACATGTTAAGAGGAATTTCAAAGATTATGCATTATACAAGGGATGAGCGCCACGAGCTATACACGAGCAATCAAAAGactagtaaaagaaaaaggtgaTCAAAAGGTAACAGACTATATCCAGCAGCAGAATGCTAATTCCTACAGTAAACTTTACTACTATGCCTTGCAACTTATTTAATTCAATAAGCAAGATGCGGAGCAAAAAATTAACCCAGAAAATATAATCCTAATTCCTACAACAAAACAGAGGTACCAAAGACTTTATTCAAATGAGAAGCAGCAATGAGTATGGATTTgacaatcaaacaaacaaatcgAAGTTAAAGGAAACATaccatataatatattttgagaGGCATTATCTTCGTCACTTTCCTTTGTGAGTGGTTTCAGGCTCGTGCTCATTTCCTTCCTCAATTGAATCCTTGGTATTGCTGATGGTGTTTCCACTTTGAGATTGATCTTATCTTCTTCATCCATTGTAAATAATCTGTCCATATGAGATACGTTAATCTGTTGGTCTAATGCTATTTGTAACAACTAGATGACTTTGTCTCTGATCTGAATTCTTGAATGacaaacagaagaagaagactgTGGTTTACCACTTAATCCTGAAACTAAGAAATTTGCCATTCTGCCTATGGAGCTTTCTCAATTAGCTATCTTGCACCCCAGAACGTAAGACATGGATATTGAGGTGCATCGTTGCTTAACAAATTTGACCAGTATAAACTACACTACTCGAATAGGTTTAGGCTGCACAAGTTTTACAAGCAAGTTTGTTGCTTCAGGATGAAGGGGACAAAATACCAACATGTATATTATGATCAAATCttgggaaataaaaaatttcaacaaaatttattacCACAAATCTAAaggaatttttatattttgacatCAAAATGATCTATCAATTGAAAATAATCAGCAAACAATTAAAGTATTAAGATCAAACCCATCCCAAGATcaatttggtgttttgattCCTCCCCCACAAGTTCTAGCAAATTCTCAAAAATGAGTACACTATACTGAATATCATAGTAAATTTTCCTGTGTGCGGATGTAAGACCATTATTGCAATGTAGCATTATATTGAATTGAGGCCACAGGCAAAGCAACAATATTTACCAAAATTCCAAACTGAGCAAGATTGAGATAAATTAGCAACTCCTTGACTGTATTAAAAGATAGATAACCACATAATGGAATGATGTCAAGCAATTTTATtggaataatataaaaattcataatgatgattacacacacaaagaatttatatatatacacacacacacacacaaacacacacacatatatatatataccttttaGATAACCTTAAAAAAGCTGACAGAAAAGCACCTTAAttatgagaagaaaaagaaaaaagaataaaaacacaGACCTGCAATTAAAACCTGATGATGAGGAGAACACAAAGGACAAGGGCACAAAAGATGAAATTGAGGTCAATCTCAAATCTTCATCACAATAAAACTCAACACTGTAGTGCACAACACTAATCTCCATGCTTGTAACTTCAACACTCTCTGGCCACTAGCAAAATAAGATTCATCTGTGATCTGAATCATGAGTGACAACCGTACTCAACAGATTAATGTAGAGAAAGATATAAGAAACTAGATAGTAGCATGCCAGATAGAGAACCTAAAAAGACAGCAGAGGAATAATGAAGGACAAATTCGAGAAAATTTGTACATTGGCAATATTAGTatgtaaaaaggaaaaacttacTTCCCTTGGCAGTTCAAAATCCATGCTCGCATCCCCAAGTGCTCACCAAACATCCTTTCTCTGTCCTCGGAGGTCTATTGTAAAGCAAGGAATGTTTTCTAGTGGCTGGGATTTAGAGCTTATTCAGGGTAGCAGGCATCATTATTAGTGATTAGaataataatacttttaatCACAACGGACATCAATGATAATGATCTAAAGTGAATATATGGTAGTCTAACCTTTATTTCAAAGGGCTCCAACATGGTAAGAGGAATTTCAAAGATTATGCATTAAACAAGGGATGAGCACCACGAGCAATACACGAGCAATCAAAAGactagtaaaagaaaaaggtgaTCAAAAGGTAACAGAATATATCCAGCAGCAGAATGCTAATTCCTACAGTAAACTTTAATACTATGCCTTGCAACTTATTTAACTCATAAGCAAGATGCGGAGCAAAAAATTAACCCAGAAAATATAATCCTAATTCCTACAACAAACAGAGGTACCAAAGACTTTATTCAAATGAGAAGCAGCAATGAGTATGGATTTgacaatcaaacaaacaaatcgAAGTTAAAGGAAATATaccatataatatattttgagaGGCATTATCTTCGTCACTTTCCTTTGTGAGTGGTTTCAGGCTCGTGCTCATTTCCTTCCTCAATTGAATCCTTGATATTGCTGATGGTGTTTCCACTTTGTGATTGATCTTATCTTCTTCATCCATTGTAAATAATCTGTCCATATGACATATGTTAATCTGTTGGTCTAATGCTATTTGTAACAACTAGATGACTTTGTCTCTGATCTGAATTCTTGAATGACAAACAGAAGAAGATTGTTTTCAGATTTAATAATAGATTACAATTTTGTAACAACTTCTTAATATCACAAGGTCCAGTCCTTTCAAAATAAGGGAActttaaaaaatccaattttaactccataaaacaaaaacaccaaTAAAATGGTAATCAATTTACATTACCTCATAAACCACAAAAGCCGCTCCTGAGCTATGTCTACTCCCATTAAGTAAAATGGATGAGattcaaatgaaaaattatcaaaCAGATATAATGGAGCAGTTTGCAAGGTTGAGGCAGCAATGAAAagttaaatgttaaattttctaATGGCAAGGAAGATCTTTTTAGTACATTCCTCGATCCTGAATGGTGTAGACAGTTTTAAAGGTGCCACTAAAACCTCATGTTCTCCCAATTATGgtgccataaaataaaatttcattcatttGCATAACCATTCCCTCTTAAGCAAGCTGTGCTTACCTATATGGACCGTGGTTTTGAGTTCAACCTGCAATATAACTGGTTAAAGGAATGAGAGTACAAACAGATACCAAAAAACCATTTTGAAAAGATTTGCAGGTAAGATTGTTTTGAAGCACTAAACATACACTAGTGCAACTTCAAGGATCACTacctccataaaaaaaattaataaaaagaaaaaagaaaaagctaacaGTGTTCATTGGCTATGGATTGTTTCGCATTACTCAATTTTCCTCTATAGATTCTGTAATAGCAAAAAATGAAAGCCAATTTCTATTTTcactaaattttattctttatttggAAACTATACAATGCTTTAAGCCATAATTAATTACTTAGAAAATAATCAATATGAGATTACAGCCCTCCTTTAAGGaactttcttttcaattgttaggaagataTCAAGGTAAGCTAAAGTGCTTCTGAAGGCTAATTAGACAAATGCTAAGCAACTAATAATATTCAAGTCAGATACATTGCATTGATGTAACTAAGCAGATTCTCAGTTTATGCAATATCTTCATTTTAGTTTGTAGCCGTAAGCCTAAAAAAATCAGACATACTCTTGATACGGTTTCCTACATCTTGAAGGAAATAAACCACACTGTGGAGGAAACTCCTTGAGTGAGACAGAtggaaataagaaagaaaagaagtcacaacaaaccaattaaaaatttgattcACTACCAAGAATGGTGTTCTGTTATCATTACTTGATCCAATGTATTTGTAATATCTTCATATCTCGTGGTGATTGCTTCCCCCACTTTGCACTCTTTCATGCCATGAAACTCTTCTGCCTCTGAGTCAGAAAACGCACAAAATATAGACATGAGAACTTGATACAAAGCAAGTACATAACTCTATAACAATAAGATTAGATGAATTAAAAAAGGATTACGTGGTTTGACCCATGGGTCTTCCCTATTTCTTCTTAACCTTGTTGGATGAAAAAAGGATTCAAGCATTCAAAACATTCCTAGACCCTTAAGTgttgaaaataaaagttattgaaCATGGATAAAAGGTAAACGCAATGGCATCTGAGGAAGAGAAAAAGGGGAATATAAATCTACCTATAGGTGAATCAGAATTGAACTGCCAAGAGCAAACAAAAGTAAAATGGCTtcatttccttcttcttcttctcctttccttGCACATATTGGTGACTATTTCAGGTAGTTCCAATTTTGAATGTCATTCCAAATTGGATGACTAACAATGATAGAAAGAAAAGCAAGCATTTCTCATCTCATTCCCCTCCACTCCTGGTGCTAACATTACACTCTTCCCTCTCTTCCATGACACAAATTTCTTCAATCACTAAGACAAGAAATCcacacaccttttttttttcatcaatctCCTCAATGTATAACACTAAACCATGAGAATTAGCAAACTAAATTCAAAACCTATAACACAACATGGGAAATTACATAAGCTGAAAACTAGTAAATTACGTAGCTCACCATTCATCTGTCACCATATAATATGGATTACACACGATATGTTCCATGATGCACTTTGTTGCTTCCATTATGAAATGATACAGAACCTGCCTCTGTGGTCCTTTCTCATATGTGCATCCATGTGGGAAAATTTGATTCATCACATTTAGCATGAGATTATGAAGAATGGACAAAATGATAAGGAAAGCACACAAAtgattaagaagaaaatattgatATACCTCATAGTAGGGGAGTAAATGATCCAATTAACAAAGCCAAGGTATAtgtagtttcttcttctttcctgcTGGTAATGAAATACTTTAGACTCTAAACCAAGAAATAGGCATGTGATATTTCTTTATAACTTGATAAATAGCAATTACCTAACCCTATAACTTTCGAACTTgataattaacaaatttattttaaagcctcgagtgcctctctctctcttcttaagACTAGTGTTACATAGATTTCATTTCATGCGTCTAACTTAGATTGACTACAAATGAAAGCCAACATGTcaagttaaaattttagtaaCATTCATTCaggtattatttttttcttttcttttcaaatagagAATCTTCCACACATTCACACATTCTAGTAAAGCTGCATATAGTGGGCATACCAGATTGAACCATTTGTGTCAGTGTCTTTGTGAGTTTGGCCAAAATCTTAAATTTAATCTACCAAAGTTttgattattatctttttgAGGGAATTTTTGAGAGATGAGTAggataattaattgaaattttggttaaataaaagaagatgatgatgaagaaggtgTTACCCATGACTGGATCAGAATTGCAATGCCAAATCAAGCCGTAGCTGAACTTTGCTGACACATGCACGATCGCAAATAATTTTTCACCATCATCATCCAAAAATCTGAACTTGTTAGCTAAATTTATGAACACCGAAAAGGGGGAATTTCTTGTCTTTTACATAGGATTGAACTGTTGGTGTCAGTGTCTTTGAGATTTTGGCCAAAATCTTACAAATCAAAAGAATTCAGCTACCAAttgtatttctttgtttttaggGAATTTTTGACAGATAAGTAGgataattaattgatatttagttctaataaaaaaaaaaaaaaaaaaaaagatgaagcagaagaagaagagtttgAAGAAGTTACCCATGAATGGATTAGACTTGCATCACTGAATCTCAAGCCAAGAGTGAACTTGCATTTTGAGTTCTTTCTTCAGCAATGGGTCGAGCTGGGCCAACCCGCCCCATTTTTACTAGGCCCTTGGCCTCAATGGGTCGGGCCAAGTGGAACTTGATCAAGCTTTGCATGTGAGGTAGGAATCAAACTTGGACCAAATATAACCaatacttaaaattaaaaaataaataaataaataaataaataaaatccctATTTTGCCAAAGGCATTAAATTCTCTAAATGCTTAAAATGTTGATAAGGGATGCCAAAATAACTAAGAGAATGTTTATTACATTAACACCTTGCCAATATACATCTCTCACCtggttaacaaaaaaataaaagaaaaggtagtGTCCTTCAAAAGGAATTCTAGTAGCCAAGGGTATATGTATCAGTGTGCTACACTAATACATATCAGTGTGCCCAACCTTCTTCCTCATAGTAGCAGCCAAACTTACAGCATCAACTCCATcaccaatcaccaccaccaccactttaTCTTTCTCTGCTCCTTCTAATCCCACAGAGCACACATTtgcaaaggaaaaatatataatttaagtctagacttcaacatattttatgtataattttttaccaTGTGATCTGACACAATTGAGAATATACTCTAAGATGTTTCCACATCTTAGAAAACTTGATTGACAAAGAAGTTTCAACATCAACAAAATATGGTGACGGAAAATGGCAAAACTTTGTACAAATTGCAAATCAAAGTCATATAGATATAAGAATATGGTAAAAATTGCATAACTATGTGTCGATTATCATAGTTTTGAAACACATGATGAGCTTTATGATCCATATAACACTAACTGTCTACTATAGCTGCAACTCCGAGTGCCTTAGTTTGGCATTTTTCGCTATTCATTTGAACCTTCATCACAATCTTTTGCTGAAAATCAAACCATGAAAGAGGTCatgagaaatattttttgtaaatataagacccaaaaatgaagaagagaaaaaggaagcaatATATGAATTATGATTGCAAATAATACCGTCATGCAGAAAATTTGATGTAGTTGTAACCAAGAGCTAAGAAAGTATACGATTGCAAATTTCGTCTAATGTGAGGTGAAAGCTCgaatatgtgtgaaaacacaagagctgtttagaccttcaaataaaaattacggcttggttgattttactctaacttaaactaattGTGAAATAGAGTAAATACGAGCGTacaaacaataaaactactctaagccatattcatcaaatatcaacaataaaataaaagctaaaagagtagggaagaaagatgcaaacacaagataacaccgagacgtgttatcgaagaagaaaccgaAGAGCTTGGCAAAAAaactctccgccaccctccaagcagtaaatcgatccactagagaataagttagagtacacgaataacaaaagaccctccaagcctagtctaccccatgtacttgagccttcCAAGCTCCTGCAACCAACTGACTTGGCgaaaccttgtcttctctagctctccGAATCACGCAATTCAGCCTGATTGCATTCACCAAACAAATGgtttcttccaatgcttcccagtaacaccaaaacctcactttacactcaaaatgggtgtgataagtgtttgggctattaacctctcaaggatttggatatggagaggtaggtgtaaggttga contains these protein-coding regions:
- the LOC126716635 gene encoding uncharacterized protein LOC126716635 isoform X1, whose translation is MNGELQAEEFHGMKECKVGEAITTRYEDITNTLDQVELKTTVHIDIAQERLLWFMRLFTMDEEDKINHKVETPSAISRIQLRKEMSTSLKPLTKESDEDNASQNILYALNPSH
- the LOC126716635 gene encoding uncharacterized protein LOC126716635 isoform X2, which codes for MAEEFHGMKECKVGEAITTRYEDITNTLDQVELKTTVHIDIAQERLLWFMRLFTMDEEDKINHKVETPSAISRIQLRKEMSTSLKPLTKESDEDNASQNILYALNPSH